A single Kryptolebias marmoratus isolate JLee-2015 linkage group LG16, ASM164957v2, whole genome shotgun sequence DNA region contains:
- the alg2 gene encoding alpha-1,3/1,6-mannosyltransferase ALG2: MVSKPKQDSGEIQRMARVVFLHPDLGIGGAERLVVDAAVALKSQGCSVQIWTAHYDPTRCFSETLDPDLPVVCAGDWLPTSVFGYLHALCAYIRMIYVALYLVFLSGVEYDVIFCDQVSVCIPALRLSRQRKKVLFYCHFPDQLLTQRTSALKKFYRAPIDWLEERTTGMADMILVNSQFTAGVFSETFQSLSRVQTDVLYPSLNTQTFDQASTEAQGLQGLLPEGTSHMFLSLNRYERKKNLGLALEALAVLRCSLPPAQRAGVHLVVAGGYDDRVTENVQHYTELKELAEQLHLEDCVTFLRSPSDSLKVALLRGSAAVLYTPSREHFGIVPVEAMYCCCPVIAVNSGGPLESVADEETGFLCEPTADAFSKAMERLIREPQLRRDMGQAGRRRVQERFSLQAFSDQLYGYIVQLNQ; this comes from the exons ATGGTTTCTAAACCTAAACAGGATAGTGGAGAGATTCAAAG GATGGCCCGGGTGGTGTTTCTCCATCCGGATCTTGGGATTGGAGGGGCGGAGAGGCTAGTGGTCGATGCCGCCGTTGCCCTGAAGTCTCAGGGATGTAGTGTTCAGATCTGGACGGCCCATTACGACCCAACACGCTGCTTCTCTGAGACCCTGGACCCAGACCTGCCTGTG GTATGTGCTGGTGACTGGTTACCTACCAGTGTGTTTGGCTACCTGCATGCCCTTTGTGCATATATAAGAATGATCTATGTGGCTCTGTACCTGGTCTTCCTCAGCGGTGTGGAGTATGACGTCATCTTCTGTGACCAG GTGTCAGTGTGCATACCTGCACTGCGATTGTCCCGTCAGAGAAAGAAAGTTCTGTTCTACTGCCACTTCCCGGACCAACTGCTGACCCAGAGAACATCCGCCCTAAAGAAGTTTTACAGAGCTCCCATAGACTGGTTGGAAGAACGCACCACTGGCATGGCTGATATG ATTCTGGTAAACAGCCAGTTCACCGCAGGCGTCTTCAGTGAGACCTTTCAGAGTCTGAGCAGAGTGCAGACAGATGTCCTCTATCCTTCCCTGAACACGCAAACCTTTGACCAGGCGTCCACGGAGGCTCAGGGTCTGCAAGGCCTGCTTCCTGAGGGAACTTCCCacatgtttctgtctctgaacCGATACGAGAGAAAGAAGAACTTGGGTCTGGCTCTGGAGGCGCTGGCAGTCCTGAGGTGCAGCCTTCCACCTGCTCAGAGAGCAGGCGTTCACCTGGTGGTGGCGGGGGGCTACGACGATCGCGTCACCGAGAACGTTCAGCACTACACTGAGCTGAAAGAATTAGCCGAGCAGCTGCACCTGGAGGACTGCGTCACGTTTCTGCGCTCCCCCTCCGACTCCCTGAAGGTGGCGCTGCTGCGGGGCAGCGCCGCGGTTCTTTACACCCCCAGCAGGGAACATTTTGGGATAGTTCCTGTGGAGGCCATGTACTGCTGCTGTCCTGTTATCGCTGTGAACTCTGGGGGGCCCCTGGAGAGCGTGGCAGATGAGGAGACGGGCTTCCTGTGCGAGCCCACCGCCGACGCCTTCTCTAAGGCCATGGAGAGGCTTATCAGGGAGCCACAGCTCCGCAGGGACATGGGACAGGCCGGGAGGAGGAGGGTGCAGGAGAGGTTCTCTCTTCAGGCCTTCTCAGATCAACTCTACGGGTACATCGTCCAGCTGAACCAGTGA
- the LOC108241119 gene encoding phospholipase A and acyltransferase 4 isoform X2, producing the protein MDLLGNWSNFFPQMTGQQIDQSVSTAEMGDLIEFVNPWLGLSLWAVYAGDGHVIHFGVGDEDVTQKACRSFLQLMIPKSKGNRVLKKTRICKQRLADVRSLAGTRIRVNNSKHNLAASPQEIMTVRCEIFLEQEFKYDMVNFNSEHFATFVRYGHALSSQEPSCDLTSKAMHSFLGVF; encoded by the exons ATGGACCTTTTGGGAAACTGGAGcaacttttttccccaaatgaCAGGGCAACAG ATTGATCAGAGTGTGTCCACAGCAGAGATGGGAGACTTGATCGAGTTCGTAAACCCGTGGTTAGGGCTGTCTCTCTGGGCTGTTTACGCTGGGGATGGTCATGTCATCCATTTTGGGGTGGGAG ACGAGGACGTGACACAGAAAGCGTGCCGCAGCTTCCTCCAGCTGATGATCCCCAAATCGAAAGGCAATCGTGTTCTGAAGAAGACCAGAATCTGCAAGCAGCGCCTCGCCGACGTCAGGTCGCTGGCAGGAACTCGCATCAGGGTcaacaacagcaaacacaacCTGGCCGCGTCTCCGCAGGAGATCATGACGGTTCGCTGTGAGATCTTCCTGGAACAGGAGTTCAAATACGACATGGTGAACTTCAACAGCGAGCACTTCGCCACGTTTGTTCGATACGGCCACGCCCTGAGCAGCCAG GAACCATCATGTGATCTTACCAGCAAAGCAATGCACAGCTTTCTTGGAGTCTtctaa
- the LOC108241119 gene encoding phospholipase A and acyltransferase 4 isoform X1: MDLLGNWSNFFPQMTGQQIDQSVSTAEMGDLIEFVNPWLGLSLWAVYAGDGHVIHFGVGDEDVTQKACRSFLQLMIPKSKGNRVLKKTRICKQRLADVRSLAGTRIRVNNSKHNLAASPQEIMTVRCEIFLEQEFKYDMVNFNSEHFATFVRYGHALSSQIPFKSKNEAHSATTQTLELIMEQRMETRV, from the exons ATGGACCTTTTGGGAAACTGGAGcaacttttttccccaaatgaCAGGGCAACAG ATTGATCAGAGTGTGTCCACAGCAGAGATGGGAGACTTGATCGAGTTCGTAAACCCGTGGTTAGGGCTGTCTCTCTGGGCTGTTTACGCTGGGGATGGTCATGTCATCCATTTTGGGGTGGGAG ACGAGGACGTGACACAGAAAGCGTGCCGCAGCTTCCTCCAGCTGATGATCCCCAAATCGAAAGGCAATCGTGTTCTGAAGAAGACCAGAATCTGCAAGCAGCGCCTCGCCGACGTCAGGTCGCTGGCAGGAACTCGCATCAGGGTcaacaacagcaaacacaacCTGGCCGCGTCTCCGCAGGAGATCATGACGGTTCGCTGTGAGATCTTCCTGGAACAGGAGTTCAAATACGACATGGTGAACTTCAACAGCGAGCACTTCGCCACGTTTGTTCGATACGGCCACGCCCTGAGCAGCCAG ATTCCCTTCAAGAGTAAGAACGAGGCTCATTCAGCTACAACGCAGACTTTGGAACTGATAATGGAACAACGGATGGAGACACGAGTTTAA